Proteins encoded together in one uncultured Sphaerochaeta sp. window:
- a CDS encoding substrate-binding domain-containing protein, with product MKKTLGILLVLVILGSGALFAAGVQESGLTKVGIVNLPPEESGYRQANVEDMNAVFSEANGYDAKQTNTMDNSEQIAAAKGYIRDGVDYLLISAANASGWDDTLKSAKDAGIQVILFDRAIDTDPSNYQAAILSDMAYEGEKAVEWVLGLDLDEINLILIRGQMGSAAEIGRSAAVLDAAKAGKLNIVADGTGGDSWSLEEARKVVEAAIAAGKDFNVIYAQNDGMAQGAVQALEAAGISHGKGGDVKVIGFDFNRFALRNVQAGYWDADMQCNPRQAAQISEWIKSGKMPSGIVYQEELLLTTDTITDDLIAKWGINADPGKGVITR from the coding sequence ATGAAAAAAACTCTAGGTATTTTATTGGTTCTGGTTATACTGGGATCGGGCGCTCTGTTCGCCGCTGGTGTGCAAGAATCTGGTCTAACTAAGGTTGGTATTGTAAATCTACCACCAGAAGAATCCGGATATCGTCAGGCTAATGTTGAAGACATGAATGCTGTATTCTCAGAAGCAAACGGCTATGACGCAAAACAGACCAACACCATGGACAACAGCGAGCAGATCGCTGCAGCAAAAGGCTACATCCGAGACGGAGTGGACTACCTTTTGATCTCAGCAGCAAACGCTTCTGGATGGGATGACACTTTGAAGTCTGCAAAGGATGCAGGAATTCAGGTAATTCTCTTTGACCGTGCAATTGACACTGACCCCTCCAATTACCAGGCCGCTATTCTCTCTGACATGGCCTATGAAGGTGAAAAGGCAGTGGAATGGGTATTGGGACTTGATCTTGATGAGATCAATCTGATCCTTATTCGCGGACAGATGGGTTCTGCAGCAGAAATTGGCCGAAGTGCAGCAGTACTGGACGCCGCAAAAGCAGGCAAACTCAACATAGTTGCCGATGGAACCGGTGGAGACAGCTGGAGCCTTGAAGAAGCTCGTAAAGTTGTTGAAGCAGCAATTGCAGCAGGCAAGGATTTCAACGTCATCTACGCTCAGAACGATGGTATGGCACAAGGTGCCGTGCAGGCTCTTGAAGCAGCTGGGATCAGCCATGGAAAGGGCGGCGACGTCAAGGTAATTGGATTTGACTTCAACCGCTTTGCACTCAGAAACGTACAGGCTGGTTACTGGGATGCAGACATGCAATGTAATCCACGTCAGGCAGCTCAGATCTCCGAATGGATCAAGAGTGGAAAGATGCCCAGTGGCATAGTCTACCAGGAAGAGTTGCTCTTAACTACTGACACGATTACCGATGACCTCATCGCAAAATGGGGAATCAATGCCGATCCAGGTAAAGGTGTAATCACAAGGTAA
- a CDS encoding sugar ABC transporter ATP-binding protein → MLSETILEMKDISKSFPGVKALDCVDFKLRKGEIHALMGENGAGKSTLIKVITGVYEKDAGLITLQGEPIHFKAPQEAQNKGIGTVYQEIMLCPNLTVAENMFIGRSHSPFVNWKQMNEKAAQLLDSLGIPASPVQELASCSIAVQQMIAIARAVDMDCKILILDEPTSSLDEDEVHKLFALMRELKERGVGIIFITHFLEQVYEVSDMITVLRNGKLVGEYETTSLSQIELISKMLGNVLEDVTKLKKHEPIVSDTSIPVFEGKALSSSAGVRPFNFAIQKGEVNGFAGLLGSGRSESVRAIFAADKVTGGEVRMKGKRVKIKTPLHAIKHGIGYLPEDRKGDGIVEDLSVRDNIILTLQVLKGFFKPIPKKQAEIYADEYIKKLNIKTPTSNTPIKSLSGGNQQKVILARWLLTNPEYLILDEPTRGIDVGTKVEIQKLVLNLASKGMSLTFISSEIEEMLRTCSRLIVMKDREIVGELRGTDLTENDVMNVIAQGGKNK, encoded by the coding sequence TTGTTGTCAGAAACCATACTTGAAATGAAGGATATCAGCAAATCATTTCCTGGCGTCAAAGCTCTGGATTGCGTAGACTTCAAGCTCCGAAAAGGTGAAATCCATGCACTCATGGGCGAAAACGGGGCGGGTAAATCTACACTCATTAAAGTCATTACCGGAGTCTACGAAAAAGACGCCGGATTGATTACCTTACAGGGAGAACCTATTCACTTTAAAGCTCCGCAGGAAGCACAAAATAAGGGAATAGGTACCGTCTATCAGGAAATAATGCTTTGTCCCAATTTGACTGTTGCTGAAAATATGTTTATCGGCCGTAGTCACAGCCCATTCGTTAATTGGAAGCAGATGAATGAAAAGGCAGCCCAGTTGCTCGATTCTCTCGGTATTCCGGCAAGCCCAGTCCAGGAACTTGCTAGCTGTTCGATTGCCGTACAGCAAATGATTGCCATTGCCCGAGCAGTGGATATGGACTGTAAGATTCTCATACTGGACGAGCCAACTTCCTCCCTTGATGAAGACGAGGTACATAAACTCTTTGCACTCATGCGTGAGCTGAAAGAGCGGGGAGTGGGAATCATCTTTATCACACACTTTCTCGAGCAGGTGTACGAAGTCAGTGACATGATCACGGTACTTCGCAACGGAAAGCTGGTCGGTGAATATGAAACAACCTCACTCTCCCAAATTGAGCTTATTTCAAAGATGTTGGGTAATGTGCTCGAGGATGTTACCAAACTAAAGAAACATGAGCCGATCGTATCTGATACTTCCATCCCTGTCTTTGAAGGAAAAGCACTCTCAAGCTCAGCAGGGGTAAGACCCTTCAACTTTGCCATACAAAAAGGCGAGGTGAATGGGTTTGCAGGTCTGCTCGGCTCCGGACGTAGTGAAAGTGTCCGTGCCATATTCGCCGCAGACAAAGTAACTGGTGGTGAAGTAAGGATGAAAGGTAAGAGGGTGAAGATCAAGACACCCCTGCACGCAATAAAACATGGAATAGGCTATTTGCCTGAAGATCGCAAAGGCGATGGCATTGTCGAAGACCTGTCTGTACGAGACAATATCATCCTCACCCTGCAGGTCTTGAAAGGCTTCTTCAAACCAATTCCCAAAAAACAGGCAGAGATATATGCCGACGAGTATATCAAGAAGTTAAATATCAAGACTCCAACCTCCAATACACCGATCAAATCCCTTTCTGGAGGTAATCAGCAGAAAGTCATACTGGCCCGCTGGTTGCTCACCAACCCAGAGTACCTGATCCTGGATGAACCAACCCGTGGTATTGATGTTGGAACCAAGGTTGAAATCCAGAAACTGGTCCTCAATCTTGCATCCAAAGGGATGAGCCTTACGTTCATCTCTTCAGAAATTGAGGAGATGCTTCGAACCTGTTCCCGATTGATTGTCATGAAAGACCGTGAAATTGTGGGGGAGCTCAGGGGAACTGATTTGACGGAGAACGATGTAATGAACGTAATAGCACAGGGGGGAAAGAACAAATGA
- a CDS encoding ABC transporter permease translates to MSNMKKNISHLVLPLSVMALLIVINLIKGADYFTISMVNGAFYGNIPNILFGASELVILSIGMTLVTGASRGQDISIGVSATITSAVFVQYVLQASEVTLFTIIVGFLLSCLMGLVLGAFNGTLVSVFKVQPMVASLILFTGGRSIAFMIDGKLSPILANDISNKIGTVIPGVPVQTAIILTAVFIAIVAVVFKTTNLRLYVETVGINPNAARLNGINPKKIIFLTFLIMGICTAVAGFIAVNKAGRHDSVNLLKLIMMDAILAVAIGGNSLGGGKFSITGSIIGAYTIEMLNRTLLRLEIDPAMIKVFKAVFIIILMVVASPVVRAFMSKNLDRFRSWRLSSSQQKGHVSTTNIARKQGE, encoded by the coding sequence ATGAGCAACATGAAAAAGAACATTTCTCACCTGGTTCTTCCTCTCTCGGTGATGGCACTACTCATCGTCATCAATCTGATAAAGGGTGCCGATTATTTTACCATCAGCATGGTCAACGGAGCATTCTACGGGAATATACCGAATATCCTCTTCGGTGCCTCTGAGTTGGTCATTCTCTCCATAGGTATGACGCTGGTAACGGGAGCCTCACGAGGGCAGGATATCAGCATCGGGGTAAGTGCCACCATTACTTCCGCTGTATTTGTCCAGTACGTCCTACAGGCCAGTGAGGTCACGTTGTTTACCATCATTGTGGGTTTCCTCTTGAGTTGTCTTATGGGCTTGGTCCTTGGAGCATTCAACGGTACCCTTGTCTCGGTATTCAAGGTTCAACCAATGGTTGCATCCCTTATACTCTTTACCGGTGGCCGGTCCATAGCCTTCATGATTGACGGGAAACTCTCTCCCATCCTAGCTAACGATATATCGAATAAAATAGGTACGGTGATACCGGGCGTACCAGTGCAGACAGCAATAATCCTTACTGCTGTTTTTATCGCTATCGTGGCAGTGGTATTCAAGACCACAAATCTCAGACTCTATGTAGAGACTGTTGGAATAAACCCGAACGCGGCGCGTCTGAACGGTATCAATCCAAAGAAAATCATATTCCTGACCTTCTTGATCATGGGAATATGTACTGCGGTGGCCGGCTTTATTGCCGTGAACAAGGCAGGCCGTCACGACAGCGTCAACTTGCTCAAACTGATCATGATGGATGCAATACTTGCCGTGGCTATCGGTGGAAACTCTTTGGGCGGTGGAAAGTTCAGCATTACCGGTTCCATTATTGGTGCCTATACGATAGAGATGCTGAACAGGACCCTACTCAGGTTGGAGATAGATCCAGCGATGATCAAGGTATTCAAGGCTGTTTTCATTATTATTCTTATGGTGGTTGCCTCTCCGGTGGTCAGGGCTTTCATGAGCAAGAATCTGGATAGGTTCCGCTCCTGGAGACTTTCTTCAAGCCAGCAAAAGGGACATGTCTCCACCACAAATATAGCTAGGAAGCAGGGGGAATAG
- a CDS encoding sugar ABC transporter permease YjfF (membrane component of a putative sugar ABC transporter system), producing MASVNVIKPKARLSNSNILFLIAAVIFVLMYLFAIITFPNSFLQFQTFFDLFNLNAPLIIMTLGLCIVMIGGGIDISIGSVTGLVTMACAVFLESRMGSIGGAILVALGIGIAFGILQGYLIAYLEIQPFIITLSGLFLAQGLLTTLHKDPINVTMPAFVSLRDFDIVIAWLGTRNRLGVFIPCEIKPGTLIFIVLLVILASLMKWSRFGRNVYAVGGNTHSAMMLGINVKRTIFITYVISGLTAGIAGFVYIMTTGAGNVGNAAGAEMKAIASAIIGGTLLNGGVGNLLGAPIGTLTLLIINELIRAAGVQSNWQAMVSGLLLYFFIVLQSVIMSLRDNRKFSIALPPWLRLSGKEQIEGQREQ from the coding sequence ATGGCATCTGTGAACGTAATCAAACCAAAAGCAAGACTATCAAATTCAAATATTCTGTTTCTTATAGCTGCGGTCATCTTTGTACTGATGTACCTGTTTGCAATCATCACTTTCCCCAATAGTTTTCTGCAATTTCAGACATTTTTCGACCTATTCAACCTAAATGCACCACTGATTATCATGACCCTCGGCTTATGTATCGTCATGATCGGAGGAGGTATTGATATCTCCATCGGATCAGTGACTGGTTTGGTAACAATGGCCTGTGCAGTCTTCCTGGAATCCAGGATGGGGAGTATTGGGGGAGCCATCCTTGTTGCGCTGGGTATCGGTATTGCATTTGGAATTCTGCAAGGATATCTAATCGCCTATCTTGAGATCCAACCATTTATCATTACGCTCTCTGGGTTGTTCTTGGCACAAGGGCTCCTGACTACACTCCATAAGGATCCGATCAACGTAACCATGCCTGCATTCGTGAGTTTGAGGGATTTTGATATCGTGATTGCATGGCTAGGTACAAGAAACAGACTGGGGGTTTTTATTCCGTGTGAAATAAAGCCAGGTACGCTGATCTTTATTGTCCTTCTCGTCATCCTTGCATCCCTTATGAAATGGTCGCGTTTTGGGCGGAATGTATACGCCGTTGGTGGAAATACCCATAGTGCAATGATGCTCGGCATCAATGTTAAGAGAACGATCTTCATCACGTATGTGATTAGTGGATTGACTGCCGGTATTGCAGGTTTTGTCTACATCATGACAACAGGTGCAGGCAATGTCGGAAATGCTGCAGGTGCAGAAATGAAAGCAATAGCATCTGCTATCATAGGTGGTACATTGCTTAATGGTGGGGTAGGGAACCTGCTTGGGGCTCCAATAGGTACATTGACCCTTTTGATCATTAATGAGCTGATCCGAGCAGCAGGCGTTCAATCTAACTGGCAAGCTATGGTAAGCGGACTCCTCCTGTATTTCTTCATTGTGCTGCAAAGCGTAATCATGTCGCTCCGTGATAACAGGAAATTCAGTATAGCTCTTCCGCCTTGGCTACGACTGTCAGGGAAAGAACAGATTGAGGGGCAAAGAGAGCAGTAA
- a CDS encoding response regulator: MYKVFIAEDEIVVREGLRNSIQSGTGPFVLVGEASDGEMALSIMKDVKPDILITDIRMPFVDGLSLSRIIKKILPWIKIIIISGHDEFQYAQEAISIGVDEYILKPITASDMLSTLNKLVDRIEQEKRHLSSIENLKLQAQSNSDLIKERWLCDLVTGIVKTEDALEKAGDMGIDLIAHGYLVAIIKLSTSSENYSELITAKIHINSLIDNQEEVLCFSQSRDSFILLLKQLVSESLEETAYTLGQAIKYEVERNTDCMVAIGIGSLVERIGCLSQSFAEAEQAVNFSVKTGQKLIIGTHDLNAFSEIDFLKLDGSPISERLKYVKKSGVDEIIAQYITMIGDHPFETTLIGYYLLYDLMVAISKIIDELGGASQDVIPWLSQKTQLSEIASSKETFCEGVKLILDTFIDFRESKSAGKYYEMIQKAKQHITLHFADQDISLHSVASIVNVSPNHFSTIFSQETGETFIEYLTRVRINKSKDLLLTTALRSADIAYEVGFGDPHYFSFIFKKHTGISPREFRSGGKCQN, from the coding sequence ATGTATAAGGTTTTTATTGCAGAAGATGAGATAGTAGTACGTGAGGGACTCAGAAACAGCATACAGTCGGGGACAGGCCCTTTTGTTCTCGTAGGTGAAGCATCTGATGGGGAGATGGCCTTATCCATTATGAAGGATGTGAAACCGGACATTCTGATTACCGATATTAGAATGCCGTTTGTTGATGGTCTGAGTCTTTCCAGAATTATCAAAAAGATTCTTCCCTGGATCAAAATAATCATAATTTCAGGTCATGATGAGTTTCAGTATGCACAAGAAGCTATATCAATCGGTGTCGACGAATACATACTTAAACCTATTACCGCTTCCGATATGCTCTCTACTCTCAACAAACTGGTAGATAGGATTGAACAAGAGAAGCGACATCTCTCAAGTATAGAAAACCTGAAACTGCAGGCCCAGTCCAATTCGGACCTAATCAAGGAGCGCTGGCTGTGTGACTTGGTAACCGGAATTGTCAAGACCGAGGATGCGCTGGAGAAAGCTGGTGATATGGGTATAGATCTTATCGCTCATGGATACCTTGTAGCGATCATCAAGCTTTCCACCTCAAGCGAGAACTATTCTGAATTGATCACAGCCAAGATCCATATAAACAGCCTTATTGACAATCAGGAAGAGGTGTTATGCTTTTCACAAAGCAGGGACTCATTTATCCTGCTGTTGAAGCAGCTTGTATCCGAATCACTCGAAGAGACTGCTTACACCTTAGGACAAGCGATAAAATATGAGGTTGAAAGAAACACTGACTGTATGGTCGCTATTGGGATAGGCTCATTAGTGGAGAGGATCGGATGCCTCTCTCAATCATTCGCCGAAGCTGAACAAGCTGTGAATTTTTCTGTGAAGACTGGTCAGAAACTGATCATTGGAACACATGATCTGAATGCTTTCTCCGAAATTGATTTCTTGAAACTGGACGGGAGTCCCATATCGGAGCGGCTGAAATATGTGAAAAAATCAGGTGTTGATGAGATCATCGCCCAGTATATTACCATGATCGGAGACCACCCGTTCGAAACTACGCTCATAGGGTATTACCTTCTCTATGATCTGATGGTTGCTATATCAAAGATCATTGATGAATTGGGCGGTGCTTCCCAGGATGTTATTCCATGGTTGTCACAGAAAACGCAACTTTCAGAGATTGCGAGTTCAAAAGAGACTTTCTGTGAAGGGGTGAAATTGATCCTCGATACGTTCATCGATTTCAGGGAATCTAAATCTGCAGGAAAGTATTATGAAATGATCCAGAAGGCAAAGCAGCATATTACCCTTCATTTTGCCGACCAAGATATTTCCCTGCATTCAGTGGCATCAATCGTAAATGTGAGTCCAAACCATTTCAGTACCATCTTTTCCCAGGAGACCGGGGAGACCTTCATTGAATATCTTACACGGGTCCGTATCAATAAATCGAAAGACCTGTTGCTGACGACAGCGCTCAGGAGCGCAGACATCGCATATGAAGTAGGATTTGGAGATCCCCATTACTTCAGTTTCATTTTCAAGAAACATACAGGCATCTCCCCCCGGGAATTCAGATCCGGAGGAAAATGCCAGAATTGA
- a CDS encoding sensor histidine kinase produces the protein MKNKISIVDKIFSVFKSRSIKERIKISYVIIILLMITPPVITVFSFVVQMTRYDLIITNVSKANSLNQTVKEDISNEIWDIVAGNKKFDEGNQYAIIDGINESLDDIMRTTEERENRQMLEVAGRAVDTLKRNVDRLGNQMANHSLVSENEESLDEIRGVSALISDILQDFIVRVIESATITNEHHKRITFVLTVIQIFTVFFVTIFAVFTQRSVTTSINTPITRLENLSKKIAEGDFTARVKLPQVSELDGLTDNLNIMAVKIQALIAENVREQQNLQKSEMKALQAQITPHFLYNTFDTIVWLAEEKKNDQVIDITRAFSSFFRISLNKGKDFLTVREEFEHVRSYLTIQKIRYRDILDYDIEYSPEMADCQILKLVLQPLVENALYHGIKNKRGRGFLSVKGWRENNRLCFSVEDNGIGMTEEKLANIMEQINGSADPEDLNNVYGLYNVNKRLELYYDTSTKLEITSRYKKGTTVYFSVPEVGFNV, from the coding sequence ATATCTATTGTTGATAAGATTTTTTCTGTGTTTAAAAGCAGAAGCATAAAAGAGAGAATTAAGATCTCCTATGTGATCATCATCCTTCTGATGATCACTCCTCCCGTTATCACTGTTTTTTCGTTTGTTGTTCAGATGACTCGCTATGACCTGATCATAACCAATGTCAGCAAGGCAAACAGCCTCAACCAGACGGTAAAGGAGGATATCTCCAACGAGATTTGGGATATCGTTGCAGGAAACAAGAAATTCGATGAAGGCAACCAGTATGCCATCATAGATGGGATCAATGAGAGCCTGGATGACATCATGCGAACGACTGAAGAGCGGGAGAACCGCCAGATGCTTGAGGTAGCCGGGCGGGCGGTCGATACGCTCAAGAGAAATGTTGACAGGCTGGGGAACCAGATGGCAAACCATTCTCTGGTGAGTGAAAATGAAGAAAGCCTCGATGAAATCAGAGGTGTTTCTGCCCTAATCTCAGACATCCTCCAGGATTTCATCGTTCGTGTTATTGAATCAGCAACGATCACAAATGAGCATCATAAGCGTATTACGTTTGTACTCACTGTCATTCAGATTTTTACGGTATTCTTTGTCACGATCTTCGCTGTCTTTACCCAGCGTTCAGTGACAACCAGTATCAATACTCCGATCACAAGGCTTGAGAACTTGTCAAAGAAGATTGCTGAGGGAGATTTCACTGCCAGGGTGAAGCTTCCCCAGGTGAGCGAGCTTGACGGTCTGACCGACAACCTGAATATCATGGCTGTAAAAATACAAGCCTTGATCGCAGAGAATGTTCGGGAACAACAAAACCTTCAGAAATCAGAGATGAAGGCGCTTCAGGCCCAGATAACACCGCATTTTCTCTATAACACATTCGATACAATCGTCTGGCTTGCCGAGGAGAAGAAGAATGATCAGGTGATAGATATTACCCGCGCTTTTTCCAGCTTTTTCAGGATCTCTCTCAACAAGGGTAAAGACTTCCTTACGGTCCGTGAGGAGTTTGAGCATGTCAGAAGTTATCTGACAATTCAGAAAATCCGATACAGGGATATTCTGGACTATGATATTGAATACTCACCCGAGATGGCAGACTGTCAGATCTTGAAACTGGTGCTCCAACCTCTCGTTGAAAATGCCTTATACCATGGGATCAAGAACAAGAGAGGTCGCGGCTTCTTGTCGGTGAAGGGCTGGCGTGAAAACAATCGCCTTTGTTTTTCCGTGGAAGACAATGGTATCGGGATGACTGAAGAGAAACTTGCGAATATCATGGAACAGATCAATGGTTCGGCCGATCCTGAGGATCTGAACAATGTGTATGGACTGTATAATGTTAACAAGAGACTAGAGCTGTATTATGATACAAGCACGAAACTGGAAATAACTAGTCGGTATAAGAAGGGCACAACCGTGTATTTCAGTGTTCCAGAGGTTGGATTCAATGTATAA